CGGGCATTGCCGAAGGGCTTACTCCGGGGGAATGTACTGGCAGTGCAAAACAGCGCAAAAAGCAGTTGGACGAAGAACGCAGGCTCTATTATGTGGGCGTTACCCGTGCCGAAGCATACCTGATTTTGTTATATTGCAAACAGCGGTTTTGGAAGGGCAGACTCCGTAACTACAGAAAGTCCCGGTTCCTGCCCCGAAAAGACACCCTTATTCCGGAATTGAAAATGCCTGTTATTTTGTTCAAAATATATGTTGTCGTTGTGGTGCTTTCGTACATGTTTATCCACATTCTGGCTCTGCCGTTCGTGCGCATTGCCCATAGGGGGCAGATGGGCCTCTGGATAGACAAGAAAATCCAGAGCTTCGGCAGGTTCTGCATGAAGGTGCTCCGCATTGACCTTTCCATCGAGGACCAGGCAATCCTTTCGAAGGTGGACTGGACCCGCCCTGTCTTTGTGATGGGAAACCACAATTCGTATGCGGATATCCCGATTATCTTCCTCGCGATTGAACGCACTATCGGTTTTATCGCGAAGACGGAACTGCACATGATTCCCTTCCTCAACTTCTGGATGAAGGAAATCGGCTGCGTGTTCGTGAACCGCGAGAAGGGTGGCGGTGCTGCGCTTATCCGCGAGGCTATGGCACATGGCCGTGCCCCGAGGCTCTTTATATTCCCCGAAGGAACGCGTGGCAAGGACGAAAATATGGTGCCGTTCAAGAGCGGCGGCTTCAGGCTGGCGCTCGAGGCGGAAGCGACGATTTTGCCTGTGTTTATCAAGGGCTCCGGATTTGCGTGGGAACACCGCAAGGATGCAAAGCGCAAGAAGGTTTCGGTGAAGGTGCTCGAGCCGCTCGACGTGAAGGCGATGCTTGCCGAAAACGCGAAACTTGATGCCCGCAAGGACTTGATGCGCATTGTTCGCGAACGGATGGAAGCGGCGGTATGATAGGTGTTTTCGATTCGGGATTTGGCGGGCTTACCATACTCCGCGACCTGAAGAAGGCCTTGCCGGATTATGACTTTCTGTACCTGGGCGATAACGCGCGGGCGCCTTACGGGTCGCGCAGTTTCGAGACGATTTACCGCTATACGCTGGAATCGGTCCGCACGCTCTTTGCCCGCGGTTGCCCGCTGGTGATACTTGCCTGCAATACGGCGTCGGCGCGGGCGCTCCGGAGCATCCAGCAGCAGGTGCTGCCGTTCGAGTTCCCGGACAGGCGGGTGCTGGGCATTATTAGGCCCACGACCGAAGAGATTGGCAAGTTCAGCAAGACGGGCCACATCGGGATTTTTGCTACCGCGGGTACGGTTTCCTCGAACAGTTACGGGATAGAGATAAGCCACTTCTTCCCGGACATGAAGGTGACACAGCATGCCTGCCCCATGTGGGTGCCGCTGGTGGAATGCGGGGAGGCAGGTACCGAGGGGGCGGCCTTCTTCGTGAAGAAGGATGTCGACGCCCTGCTGGCACAGGACCCCGAAATCGATACGGTGCTTTTGGCCTGCACGCACTACCCGCTTTTGGAACGAGAAATTCGAGCCGCACTGCCACCGCAGGTTCGGCTCGTTTTCCAGGGCGATATCGTCGCGGGCAAGACGCTTGACTACCTCAGGCGCCATCCGGAGATGGAATCCAGGCTCACGAAGGGCGGAAAAACGACGTATCTGACCTCGGATACTGCCGAATTTTTCGAAAAAGGGGCGTTTTTGTTCGGAATTGACAGAATTTCGGCAGAATCAGTAGTCCTGTAACTTATAAAAATGTACATTGCAAATGTAACTAACGAACCTATTTAGGTCCGCTTGTGTTTTTTTATCATAGTGAGTAGTAACATGCCGAAGACACAGATCAATCTCGAAGGTTGGCAGGACTACCGTGGCAATGCCGCCGGAAGCCTGCTTTACGTGGAAACCAGCCGTCAGTCCGAAATGCCGGTGCGCGACCAGCTCAACGAAAATGAAAAGGGTTTTCTTTACGAGCCGAACTACGAAACCAGCACTTATGGCCTCATGAGCTGCTACAATGTGAAGAACATCAACGCCATTGTGAGTGCCAAGAGCCGCTACATCCTTTTCGGCACCCGCTACGAAGGCCTTAGCGATTCCGAAAAGCGCAACAAGTACCTCATTATGGGTTACATGCGCATCGACAAGATCAAGGACGTGCGTACCCGCCATATCCAGCGCTTCATGTCTAACCCGGAACTTCAGGAACCGGAATGCATGCAGAAGGAACACAACTGGGCTGTCTACGGCCCGATGCATTTCGTCTCGATGGACGATTCCTTCCTCGTGACCGACGAGATTCTCAAGGAATGGGGCTACAAGGGCCATGCGAGCCGCCAGCTCAAGGCCGTGTTCCAGAAGGAACACCTGGACCAGATTCTCTCGTTCCTGGATTCTAAGGAAGACAAGATTGACGAATATATCGCCATCGTCGACGAATTCAAGGAAGCCCTCGAAGAAGGGTAATTGCGTCACTGATGCATCAAAAACACCGGCTTTTAAGCCGGTGTTTTCGTATTTATAATGTTTGCTACAAGCGACGCTTTGCACGCTCACACAATCACTTCGTTCCAGTGTTCGCTTTGCGAAACGCCGCTCTACGCAAAAAAAACGGAGTGTGCTTGAGTTTGAGATGTTTGTTGCCGGCGTGTGAAAAAAAGCCGGAACTACAAAAGCCCATGCGACTGTTAGTCACTATGGGCTTTTATGAAATGCTGGGTGGGGGTTAAACTACAGGCTTGCTGCTTCTACTTTCTCACGATTTTTACGGTCGTGGCCTTCGTCTTCACGATATACATGCCCTTCTTGAGGTCGAGGCGGAGAGTTCCATCCGCGTTCAGGGCCTGACCCTTGATCCCGCTCCAGAGGAGGTTGCCGTTCATGTCGAACACCTTCGCTTCCTTGTTCAGGTCGCTTGCGGCGAAGTTCGTGCGCATACCCTTGATGGCGGAACTGCCTCCACATCCGGTAGCCACAATCTTTGCAATGTAGATGCCGGCGTTGTCGCTGTTGAACGAGAGCTGCGTGGAGCCGAAGGGGGCTCCGGTCGAGTCAATTTCGTTTGCGAGCGGGACGGATACTTCGGCCCAGGAACCCGCGGGGGCGGAGTTTCCGTACTGGTAGTTGCTCCAGGTGCTGCCGCCCGCGCCGCCGATGTTCACGGAGGCGTCTTCGGCGTCGATGCTACGCATGGTGAACACGAGGTCCGTGCACTTGGTAAGCGGTTCCTTCACTGCTGCTGCATCGGGAATGGTGAAGAGGGCGTGCTGGTAGCCGCAGTCATCCTGCGCGCAGCCTGCGAGCGGAACCTTCACGTACTTGGAAATTCCGTCGAGCGCGGTCGTCTCGAAGGTGACCTTGCCGAGGGTCTCGTCGCTCTTCCAACCCGCTGCGGAAGTTTCGTTCGCGTAGTCCACAATCACGAGAGAATCACCGAAGTTTTGGTTGGGGTCAATGTACGGGTCGTCGATGGGGGAGTCTTCGCACTGGAGCGCTGCCGTGTTGCTCGTGGTGAATACGACCGTGGTGATGGACTTTGCAGGGGCGTCGATGATGGCGCCTGCGGTGACGGTCTTGCTCTTTTCGCCGCTTTCGGTAGACTGCACGGCGTAAACCGGGTTGTAGCCGTTCACGGAGAAGTTCAGGTTCTGTGCGGAACCCTTGTTGATGGCGATGACGGAGATGGAATCGCAGTCGGCGCTACGGAAGGCGACTGCATAGATGTCGCTACCGTCGGCGGTGCTGCTCACGACGCGCCAGCCCGGGTTCACGAACTTCGAGTAGTGGCGCATGGCGTGGTATTCGGGGTTGATGTAGAGCTTTGCCTCGGTGCAGCTGCTCCAGCCTTCGCCCGGGCAAACGCCGATGAGCTGGCCGTTCTGTTCACCCCAGAAGAGTTCCCAGGCGATGTAGGCGTTCAGCTTGCCGCTCGTAAAGCCGACCTGCATAATATGGGCGAGGCCGAGCATGTCCTGCTCGCGCACGGCGTTTTCCATAGTGCAGAATTCCGTCATGATGATAGGCTTGTTGTCGCTGCCATAGTTCTTGCCGATAGCGGTCATCGCCTTGCGGAAGTTCTCCGGGTTCAGGTAGTTGGTTCCGGAGTTGTCGTTGCCGTCACCCGCATGGTACAGGTGGTAGGCGTAACCGTCGAGGTTCTTGTCGTCGAGCGCCTTTGCGTACTTTTCGAAGTTGCTGTAGCCGATGCCGAGCGGTTCGGGGCCGATAATCTTCGGCGGGTTCGCAAGCGTGCTGATGGAATCGCGAACCGCCTGGAGAGCCTGCTTGTAACCGGCGATTTCGCTTGTCTCGCTAGGTTCGAACAGTGTCTCTTCGTAGTCGGCTTCCATGTCGGGTTCATTCTGCAGGCTGATGTAGTCCGGAGTGATGCCCGCGGCGGCGTATGCCTGCAGGCTCTTTTTCCACCAGCCGGCGAATTCGCTGTAGACGAACTTGCCGTACGGGTCGCTGCTCGAAGTCTTGAGCGTGTTTTCGCTTTTGGAATGCTTCTGCCCGTTATCGCTTCCGTTCACGCTGCCGCTCGGTTTGAGGTTGCCCGGTGCAGACCAGCTGGACATCTCGATCTTGAGGCGGTTGCCGAGGCGCTCCTTGCCGGCCTTCACGATGGCGGCATCGTCTGCAATGCTCTTGGAGTCTTCTTGCTTCCAGTTGCCGATGCGGAGCAGCGAGAGGTTGAGTCCGTTAAATGCCGTGTCGTAGAAGTCCTTCTGCATCGAAGAACTCATGGCGGTAATCCAGCTTTGGTAGTAGGCTGCGCCCGCACCAAATCCGACAATCTTTTGTGCCGTGCTGGCGGGATCTACCGTGATATTTGCGGCTGTCGCAAGCGATGCCGCAGCAAGGGCGACCGAGGCCGCCGTCAGGGATTTCTTAAACATACACACATCCTTTTTTATAGTCAATAGTCATTGGTCTATGGTCATTGGCTTTTTTGTCGCGGCTAAGTCGCCTAATTATCAACTAACAACTAATAACTAATAACTAGTAACTAGTAAGCTCCTTCGCCCTTGAACACGACTTTGAACGTCTTGAGGATAAGCTTGAAATCGTCTCCGAGATTGCCGTCGCGACGGATGTAGTCGTTGTCGAGTCGCATCTGCCCTTCGAACGAGATGTTGCTTCGACCGCTTACCTGCCAAATACAGGTGAGTCCAGGGGTCACGGACAGGCGCATGCGGTGCCAGGGTTCGTATTCCGCCACCTCGGAAGGAATCGGCGGGCGCGGACCCACGATAGACATGTCGCCCTTGATAATATTGATGAGCTGAGGGAGTTCGTCAAGGCTGAACTTGCGCAGCACATGCCCGAACGGGTAAATGCGCGGGTCGTTCTTCATCTTGAACGTCTTGCCGCCAGTCTCGTTCTGGGCCATCAGTTCCTTTTTGCGCTCTTCTGCATCCACGTACATGCTTCGGAACTTGTACATGGTAAACAGTTTGCCGTTACGCCCCACGCGGGTCTGCTTGAAAATGACCGGCCCCTTGTGGTCGCTAATCTTGACTGCTGCGGCACAGAACAGGAGAATGGGGGAAAGGACTACCAGGGCTAGACTCGAACAGGTGACATCGACAAGGCGCTTGATGGCGTGCCGGTACTTAATCTTGTGCGGGTGCTGCCAGATATGGTCGAGGTTCAGGCGCTCGAGCGAGAAGAAGCTTCCGTTGGTGCTGTTGAACTTCTTGAGGGCTTCGTCCATTTCCAGGTTGTCTTTTTCCTGGAGCCCGGTGTAGATGTATGCCTGGAATATGGGG
This genomic interval from Fibrobacter sp. UWR3 contains the following:
- the murI gene encoding glutamate racemase encodes the protein MIGVFDSGFGGLTILRDLKKALPDYDFLYLGDNARAPYGSRSFETIYRYTLESVRTLFARGCPLVILACNTASARALRSIQQQVLPFEFPDRRVLGIIRPTTEEIGKFSKTGHIGIFATAGTVSSNSYGIEISHFFPDMKVTQHACPMWVPLVECGEAGTEGAAFFVKKDVDALLAQDPEIDTVLLACTHYPLLEREIRAALPPQVRLVFQGDIVAGKTLDYLRRHPEMESRLTKGGKTTYLTSDTAEFFEKGAFLFGIDRISAESVVL
- a CDS encoding glycosyl hydrolase, with the translated sequence MFKKSLTAASVALAAASLATAANITVDPASTAQKIVGFGAGAAYYQSWITAMSSSMQKDFYDTAFNGLNLSLLRIGNWKQEDSKSIADDAAIVKAGKERLGNRLKIEMSSWSAPGNLKPSGSVNGSDNGQKHSKSENTLKTSSSDPYGKFVYSEFAGWWKKSLQAYAAAGITPDYISLQNEPDMEADYEETLFEPSETSEIAGYKQALQAVRDSISTLANPPKIIGPEPLGIGYSNFEKYAKALDDKNLDGYAYHLYHAGDGNDNSGTNYLNPENFRKAMTAIGKNYGSDNKPIIMTEFCTMENAVREQDMLGLAHIMQVGFTSGKLNAYIAWELFWGEQNGQLIGVCPGEGWSSCTEAKLYINPEYHAMRHYSKFVNPGWRVVSSTADGSDIYAVAFRSADCDSISVIAINKGSAQNLNFSVNGYNPVYAVQSTESGEKSKTVTAGAIIDAPAKSITTVVFTTSNTAALQCEDSPIDDPYIDPNQNFGDSLVIVDYANETSAAGWKSDETLGKVTFETTALDGISKYVKVPLAGCAQDDCGYQHALFTIPDAAAVKEPLTKCTDLVFTMRSIDAEDASVNIGGAGGSTWSNYQYGNSAPAGSWAEVSVPLANEIDSTGAPFGSTQLSFNSDNAGIYIAKIVATGCGGSSAIKGMRTNFAASDLNKEAKVFDMNGNLLWSGIKGQALNADGTLRLDLKKGMYIVKTKATTVKIVRK
- a CDS encoding sugar transferase; translated protein: MEQEISNPAISDILNEQRLKNIVYPARLFRTRLNEEFLRANRTRRPFLFIKVYSHQYDFFGWGRPSRIVEKTWRIRVLTMFSHLRFIDVLGYLTDESGIGIILLNSDMNTLESIRKEILHKLNDAGLIQALRHKPKSPIFQAYIYTGLQEKDNLEMDEALKKFNSTNGSFFSLERLNLDHIWQHPHKIKYRHAIKRLVDVTCSSLALVVLSPILLFCAAAVKISDHKGPVIFKQTRVGRNGKLFTMYKFRSMYVDAEERKKELMAQNETGGKTFKMKNDPRIYPFGHVLRKFSLDELPQLINIIKGDMSIVGPRPPIPSEVAEYEPWHRMRLSVTPGLTCIWQVSGRSNISFEGQMRLDNDYIRRDGNLGDDFKLILKTFKVVFKGEGAY